The proteins below are encoded in one region of Trichocoleus sp.:
- a CDS encoding tryptophan-rich sensory protein has translation MIQPWMIIGGITFVVAFGAFFIRPRDIKWELRLERPQWLSFEAAIPLIWTIVFIGGAASATLVWQHDPGTSKTWLLMAMYLLLEVVTVAYIPGTLRTRSLTVGTILGGIGVLIGVLLALVVWTISPAAAALLLPYLLWSPIGTYTTKQMIDLNPEAQ, from the coding sequence CGTGGCGTTTGGTGCGTTTTTCATCCGTCCCCGCGATATTAAATGGGAGCTGCGGCTTGAGCGTCCTCAATGGCTCTCTTTTGAAGCGGCAATTCCCTTAATCTGGACGATCGTTTTCATCGGTGGTGCAGCCTCTGCCACCCTGGTTTGGCAACATGATCCTGGCACTTCTAAAACCTGGCTCCTGATGGCAATGTATCTGCTGCTGGAAGTCGTTACGGTTGCCTACATTCCCGGAACCCTCAGGACTCGCAGTTTAACGGTTGGCACAATTTTGGGAGGCATCGGTGTCTTAATTGGGGTTCTGTTGGCGCTTGTGGTCTGGACAATTTCTCCCGCCGCCGCAGCGCTTTTGTTGCCTTACCTGCTCTGGAGTCCGATCGGCACATACACAACGAAACAGATGATTGATCTCAATCCAGAAGCTCAATAA